One part of the Sebastes fasciatus isolate fSebFas1 chromosome 8, fSebFas1.pri, whole genome shotgun sequence genome encodes these proteins:
- the LOC141772568 gene encoding homeodomain-interacting protein kinase 1-like — MYIEVGSISDNYEILDVLGEGGYGKVVGCYKRDTKEVVAVKVLKKTSFSQLYDRREMFILEMLRCLDPDESRIVKCLDWHHGKETAYMVFEMLDISIHRLMSQRKWAPLPLDGIRTIIKDLATALAALRSVGLIHTDLKLDNIMLVDHEKQPFRVKLIDFGLALQKSETWLGQVVQPLLHRSPEVILGYPFSEAIDVWALGTIIAKLSLGCSLFPGVHEYDVLRYITDLLGEVPQKLVKAGRRTKLYYQGRANFFMNTEWTMKMPEQFSKETSQSTEEHRAYQAPSLKELTTMNILRGNKAEEADRSACFDLMDKMLQMDPKERITPNKILAHPFITGSYVNKGCPQAVEKKSHHPRVEKSNSPKDEEYNSPKDEDARDSKSVSDSTDSGLSSNKDSPFEDLDSVIIPLAPQNSPESSHTPGAIEPKKREKRGIRRFLSTLKRNVFCCFCAPKNGDE; from the exons atgtacattGAAGTAGGATCAATCTCAGACAACTACGAAATCCTTGATGTCCTGGGAGAGGGAGGCTACGGAAAGGTCGTAGGATGTTACAAACGGGACACCAAGGAAGTTGTGGCTGTGaaagtcttaaaaaaaacaagtttttcaCAGCTCTACGACCGAAGGGAG ATGTTCATCTTGGAAATGCTCCGATGTTTGGACCCTGATGAGTCCAGGATCGTCAAATGCCTTGACTGGCATCACGGAAAAGAAACTGCCTACATGGTGTTTGAGATGCTGGACATCAGCATCCATCGCTTGATGTCTCAGAGAAAATGGGCTCCTTTGCCATTGGATGGCATAAGGACCATCATCAAAGAT TTGGCCACAGCATTAGCTGCCCTGAGGAGTGTCGGTCTGATCCATACAGATTTGAAGTTGGACAACATCATGCTGGTGGATCACGAGAAGCAGCCGTTCAGGGTGAAGCTCATTGACTTTGGCTTGGCTCTGCAGAAATCTGAAACCTGGCTTGGACAAGTTGTTCAGCCTTTGCTGCACAG GTCTCCTGAAGTCATTCTGGGCTACCCATTCTCTGAGGCCATTGACGTCTGGGCTCTCGGCACAATAATTGCCAAGCTCTCCCTCGGCTGTTCACTTTTCCCGGGGGTTCATGAGTATGATGTG CTGCGTTACATCACTGACCTCCTGGGTGAAGTTCCGCAGAAACTTGTGAAGGCTGGGAGAAGGACAAAGCTCTACTATCAAGGAAGAGCAAATTTCTTCATGAACACGGAATGGACAATGAAG ATGCCAGAACAGTTTTCCAAGGaaaccagccagagcacagaaGAACACAGGGCATACCAGGCTCCCTCTCTGAAAGAGCTGACAACG ATGAACATACTCCGAGGAAACAAGGCAGAAGAGGCTGATAGGAGCGCTTGTTTTGACTTGATGGACAAAATGCTTCAGATGGATCCCAAGGAGAGGATTACCCCAAACAAAATCCTGGCACATCCATTCATAACGGggagctatgtcaacaaagggTG tcCCCAGGCTGTGGAGAAGAAATCCCACCATCCAAGGGTTGAGAAATCCAACTCTCCAAAGGATGAGGAATACAACTCTCCAAAGGATGAGGA TGCTAGAGACTCAAAATCGGTCAGTGATTCGACTGATAGCGGCCTCTCTAGTAACAAAGACAGCCCATTTGAGGACTTGGACAGCGTGATCATCCCATTGGCTCCTCAAAACAGTCCAGAATCCTCTCACACACCTG GGGCCATTGAGCCCaagaagagggagaagagaggaatCCGAAGATTCTTGTCCACCTTGAAGAGGAACGTTTTCTGCTGCTTCTGTGCGCCAAAGAACGGCGATGAATGa